One genomic segment of Primulina tabacum isolate GXHZ01 chromosome 9, ASM2559414v2, whole genome shotgun sequence includes these proteins:
- the LOC142556122 gene encoding uncharacterized protein LOC142556122: MLLKATFSPHFFAAIPTKTQFPRLSRPGFFNSLTQQSPETVRQNAPSPLLLHKLPPTSAYIHLPFCRKRCHYCDFPIIALGSSSTTKTDDDPRISSYVEKLCREIKATKLDSSDNPCLETVFFGGGTPSLVPPRLVLSVLEAISSKFGVCSGAEISIEMDPGTFDEAKMKELMDLGVNRVSLGVQAFQEELLKACGRAHGLNEVYEAVEIIKSCGVENWSLDLISSLPRQTPEMWKESLRLTVQAQPTHVSVYDLQVEKDTKFGMLYTPGEFPLPSEDQSAGYYKMASSMLRGAGYDHYEISSYCKSGYRCKHNCTYWKNKSFYGFGLGSASHVGGIRFSRPRSLKEYTCYVQNLEDGLVKCSGNDNIDANETAMDIIMLSLRTSDGLNLKSFRDAFGGSIVLSICEAYKRYVESGHVICFDNRGREIAFHEFSSLLTNDQWRNEELAFVRLSDPEGFLLSNELISLAFGVVTP; encoded by the exons ATGCTGCTAAAAGCAACCTTCAGTCCACATTTCTTCGCAGCCATTCCCACAAAAACCCAATTCCCGCGGCTCTCACGACCCGGGTTCTTCAATTCACTTACACAACAAAGCCCAGAAACTGTTCGACAAAATGCGCCTTCACCATTGCTACTCCACAAACTCCCTCCAACCTCGGCCTACATTCACCTCCCTTTCTGCCGCAAACGCTGCCACTACTGCGATTTCCCGATCATCGCCCTCGGCTCCTCCTCGACCACAAAGACCGATGATGACCCACGTATCTCAAGCTACGTGGAAAAACTCTGCAGAGAAATCAAGGCCACCAAACTGGATTCTTCCGACAACCCTTGTCTTGAAACAGTCTTTTTTGGTGGTGGCACGCCGTCGCTCGTGCCTCCACGGCTTGTCTTATCGGTTCTTGAAGCAATTTCCTCTAAATTTGGGGTTTGCAGCGGTGCTGAAATATCTATTGAAATGGATCCTGGAACATTTGATGAGGCGAAAATGAAGGAGCTTATGGATTTGGGCGTGAATAGAGTGTCATTGGGAGTGCAAGCTTTTCAAGAAGAGTTATTGAAAGCTTGTGGGAGAGCTCATGGGCTTAATGAAGTTTATGAAGCTGTTGAGATTATTAAGTCGTGTGGGGTGGAGAATTGGAGTTTGGACCTTATTTCTTCGCTTCCACGCCAGACTCCAGAGATGTGGAAGGAGAGTCTGCGGCTCACTGTTCAAGCACAGCCTACTCATGTGTCTGTTTATGATTTGCAGGTTGAAAAAGACACCAAGTTTGGAATGCT ATACACCCCTGGTGAATTTCCTCTGCCTTCCGAAGATCAGTCCGCCGGGTATTACAAAATGGCATCAAGTATGCTAAGGGGTGCAGGCTATGATCATTATGAGATCAGTAGTTATTGCAAGAGTGGTTATCGATGCAAGCACAATTGTACATACTGGAAAAACAAATCTTTCTATGGTTTTGGACTCGGGTCAGCCAGCCATGTTGGTGGCATACGTTTTTCTAGGCCAAGGAGTCTGAAAGAATACACATGTTACGTGCAGAATTTGGAGGATGGATTGGTGAAATGCTCCGGAAATGACAACATAGATGCTAACGAAACAGCCATGGATATCATTATGCTTTCTCTCAGAACATCTGATGGCTTGAATTTGAAGTCCTTTAGAGATGCTTTCGGTGGCTCAATTGTACTTTCTATCTGTGAGGCCTATAAACGTTATGTAGAAAGTGGGCATGTAATCTGTTTTGATAATCGAGGAAGAGAGATCGCATTTCATGAATTTAGCTCTTTGCTGACAAACGATCAGTGGAGAAATGAGGAGCTAGCATTTGTCAGGCTCAGCGATCCGGAAGGTTTTTTGCTGTCAAATGAGCTTATATCACTTGCATTTGGTGTTGTAACTCCATAA
- the LOC142556747 gene encoding non-specific lipid transfer protein GPI-anchored 9-like, translating to MMAISKSFMLLFLVLCSWVFVGFCQGPGDNLPCVQKLMPCQPYLKVESPPASCCVPLKQLVADDKACLCTVLNNPAILQSLNITKADAVNLAKNCGSNADLSSCINIVTPSPGSTPSNGTTPSPPPKSAASVASFLVETYLSLLVVVLIFTIAST from the exons ATGATGGCAATATCCAAGTCATTTATGTTGCTCTTTCTGGTGTTATGTTCATgggtttttgttggtttttgcCAAGGACCAGGAGATAATCTGCCGTGTGTGCAGAAACTGATGCCGTGTCAGCCATATCTGAAGGTGGAATCGCCCCCGGCGTCGTGTTGTGTGCCGTTGAAACAGCTGGTGGCGGATGACAAGGCATGCCTTTGCACGGTTTTAAACAATCCAGCGATATTGCAGAGTCTTAATATCACTAAAGCTGATGCTGTGAATCTTGCCAAGAATTGTGGATCCAATGCTGATTTGTCTTCCTGCATTAATATCG TTACTCCATCGCCTGGATCAACTCCTTCCAATG GTACAACACCGAGCCCACCCCCGAAGAGCGCAGCTAGTGTGGCGAGCTTCCTTGTTGAGACATACCTGAGCCTGCTCGTTGTCGTGCTAATCTTTACTATAGCTTCTACTTAA
- the LOC142556124 gene encoding uncharacterized protein LOC142556124 isoform X1 — MLHIDVREFQEKISARFRPWQRSWQFWFRVADIYTGYKVFQVRVNFEKNAERREVMWEKQHELAADKIYSMCAELGGFFLKVAQIIGKPDLAPAAWVRRLVTLCDQAPATQYNVIKGVLEKELGQTIEELFENFDVNPIGSASIAQVHRARRKGEKSDVVVKVQHPGVQGLMMTDIRNLQAFALYMQKTDIKFDLYSVTKEIEKQIGYEFDFLREADAMDRIRRFLYENNKKSPVQVPRVIRGLVTRRVLVMEYIDGIPIMKLGDEIAKRGLNPSGKMATAAKQNILKSLTLSYGQMILRSGFFHADPHPGNILICRGSEVALLDYGQVKDLPDALRLGYARLVLAIADDDPTGASESYRELGINILSKCPDEQKELLKLAQSMFDTKLAPGVTVLQPFSEESSIKKIAVQSFPEELFSVLRTVHLLRGLSVGLGINYSCAEQWRPIAEEALYRAGRLEAEDLKGIKRRGLFRSIFGMK; from the exons ATGCTTCATATAGATGTGAGGGAATTTCAAGAAAAGATTTCTGCTCGCTTCAGACCGTGGCAGCGTTCGTGGCAATTCTGGTTTCGAGTTGCTGATATCTATACTGGTTACAAG GTGTTTCAAGTTCGAGTAAATTTCGAGAAAAATGCAGAGAGACGGGAGGTCATGTGGGAGAAGCAGCACGAGTTAGCTGCTGACAAGATATATAGCATGTGCGCTGAGCTTGGCGGGTTTTTTCTCAAG GTTGCACAAATAATTGGGAAGCCTGACTTGGCACCAGCTGCTTGGGTGAGAAGGTTAGTCACACTCTGTGATCAAGCTCCTGCAACACAGTACAATGTGATCAAGGGTGTGCTTGAGAAGGAATTGGGCCAAACAATTGAGGAActgtttgaaaattttgatgttaaccCCATTGGTTCCGCATCAATTGCTCAG GTTCACCGAGCACGGCGTAAAGGTGAAAAGAGTGATGTTGTTGTGAAG GTGCAACATCCAGGCGTTCAAGGTTTGATGATGACCGATATTCGCAACCTGCAAGCTTTTGCACTGTACATGCAAAAGACAGATATAAAGTTTGATTTGTATTCGGTaaccaaggagattgagaaacAG attGGATATGAGTTCGATTTTTTGAGGGAAGCTGATGCTATGGATAGAATTCGGCGTTTCCTTtatgaaaataacaaaaaatccCCCGTTCAAGTCCCACGTGTCATTCGAGGCTTGGTCACGAG GCGTGTTCTAGTGATGGAATACATCGATGGAATCCCAATCATGAAGCTTGGTGATGAGATAGCAAAAAGAGGCCTAAATCCTTCTGGTAAAATGGCAACAGCAGCAAAGCA GAATATCCTTAAAAGTTTGACACTTTCTTATGGACAGATGATATTGAGGAGTGGTTTCTTTCACGCAGATCCTCACCCTGGGAATATATTGATTTGTAGAGGTTCTGAG GTTGCTTTGCTTGATTACGGACAAGTGAAGGATCTTCCTGATGCACTGAGGCTAGGATATGCTAGATTGGTGCTAGCAATAGCAGATGACGATCCTACAGGGGCATCAGAAAGCTACAG GGAGCTTGGCATTAACATCTTGAGCAAATGTCCGGATGAGCAAAAGGAATTGCTTAAGTTGGCTCAATCAATGTTCGACACAAAGCTAGCACCCGGTGTGACGGTGTTGCAACCTTTCTCAGAAGAatcttcaataaaaaaaatcgcTGTTCAG AGTTTCCCAGAAGAACTATTCTCTGTTCTTCGTACAGTGCATTTACTGAGAGGACTTAGTGTTGGGCTCGGAATAAACTATTCATGCGCCGAGCAGTGGAGACCCATTGCTGAAGAAGCTCTTTACCGTGCTGGGAGGCTAGAAG CTGAAGATCTCAAAGGAATCAAGAGACGTGGCCTTTTCAGAAGCATTTTTGGGATGAAATAA
- the LOC142556124 gene encoding uncharacterized protein LOC142556124 isoform X2, which translates to MWEKQHELAADKIYSMCAELGGFFLKVAQIIGKPDLAPAAWVRRLVTLCDQAPATQYNVIKGVLEKELGQTIEELFENFDVNPIGSASIAQVHRARRKGEKSDVVVKVQHPGVQGLMMTDIRNLQAFALYMQKTDIKFDLYSVTKEIEKQIGYEFDFLREADAMDRIRRFLYENNKKSPVQVPRVIRGLVTRRVLVMEYIDGIPIMKLGDEIAKRGLNPSGKMATAAKQNILKSLTLSYGQMILRSGFFHADPHPGNILICRGSEVALLDYGQVKDLPDALRLGYARLVLAIADDDPTGASESYRELGINILSKCPDEQKELLKLAQSMFDTKLAPGVTVLQPFSEESSIKKIAVQSFPEELFSVLRTVHLLRGLSVGLGINYSCAEQWRPIAEEALYRAGRLEAEDLKGIKRRGLFRSIFGMK; encoded by the exons ATGTGGGAGAAGCAGCACGAGTTAGCTGCTGACAAGATATATAGCATGTGCGCTGAGCTTGGCGGGTTTTTTCTCAAG GTTGCACAAATAATTGGGAAGCCTGACTTGGCACCAGCTGCTTGGGTGAGAAGGTTAGTCACACTCTGTGATCAAGCTCCTGCAACACAGTACAATGTGATCAAGGGTGTGCTTGAGAAGGAATTGGGCCAAACAATTGAGGAActgtttgaaaattttgatgttaaccCCATTGGTTCCGCATCAATTGCTCAG GTTCACCGAGCACGGCGTAAAGGTGAAAAGAGTGATGTTGTTGTGAAG GTGCAACATCCAGGCGTTCAAGGTTTGATGATGACCGATATTCGCAACCTGCAAGCTTTTGCACTGTACATGCAAAAGACAGATATAAAGTTTGATTTGTATTCGGTaaccaaggagattgagaaacAG attGGATATGAGTTCGATTTTTTGAGGGAAGCTGATGCTATGGATAGAATTCGGCGTTTCCTTtatgaaaataacaaaaaatccCCCGTTCAAGTCCCACGTGTCATTCGAGGCTTGGTCACGAG GCGTGTTCTAGTGATGGAATACATCGATGGAATCCCAATCATGAAGCTTGGTGATGAGATAGCAAAAAGAGGCCTAAATCCTTCTGGTAAAATGGCAACAGCAGCAAAGCA GAATATCCTTAAAAGTTTGACACTTTCTTATGGACAGATGATATTGAGGAGTGGTTTCTTTCACGCAGATCCTCACCCTGGGAATATATTGATTTGTAGAGGTTCTGAG GTTGCTTTGCTTGATTACGGACAAGTGAAGGATCTTCCTGATGCACTGAGGCTAGGATATGCTAGATTGGTGCTAGCAATAGCAGATGACGATCCTACAGGGGCATCAGAAAGCTACAG GGAGCTTGGCATTAACATCTTGAGCAAATGTCCGGATGAGCAAAAGGAATTGCTTAAGTTGGCTCAATCAATGTTCGACACAAAGCTAGCACCCGGTGTGACGGTGTTGCAACCTTTCTCAGAAGAatcttcaataaaaaaaatcgcTGTTCAG AGTTTCCCAGAAGAACTATTCTCTGTTCTTCGTACAGTGCATTTACTGAGAGGACTTAGTGTTGGGCTCGGAATAAACTATTCATGCGCCGAGCAGTGGAGACCCATTGCTGAAGAAGCTCTTTACCGTGCTGGGAGGCTAGAAG CTGAAGATCTCAAAGGAATCAAGAGACGTGGCCTTTTCAGAAGCATTTTTGGGATGAAATAA